The proteins below come from a single Rhizobium tropici CIAT 899 genomic window:
- a CDS encoding glycosyltransferase has product MSNEKLNIAVLLPCYNEAATIGEVVRGFRKALPQAAIYVYDNNSTDGTALHAMLAGATVVRERRQGKGHVVRRMFADIEADIYLMADGDGTYAPEDGEELIRTLLTEGSDMVVGTRRNVRNDAGRQGHAFGNRVFNWLYRSIFGADFTDIFSGYRAFSRRFVKSFPAVSGGFEIETEMSVHASRLKLPVSELELDYGRRPEGSHSKLSTFRDGGKILWMFAMLMKETRPFAFFGILSAVAMELSIGFSIPVFIEYFETGQVLRMPSWMLSLALTMIAFMLFTAGIILDSVARARAEQLRIHYMNLPKPSSRESGDDRTVYMAEIDKPASRRKRAKAA; this is encoded by the coding sequence ATGTCGAATGAGAAGCTGAATATCGCCGTCCTCCTGCCCTGCTACAACGAAGCCGCAACGATCGGCGAGGTCGTGCGCGGTTTCCGCAAGGCGCTGCCGCAGGCCGCGATCTATGTCTACGACAATAATTCGACCGACGGCACCGCGTTGCATGCGATGCTTGCCGGCGCGACCGTCGTGCGCGAGCGTCGGCAAGGCAAGGGACATGTGGTGCGCCGCATGTTCGCCGACATCGAAGCCGACATCTACCTGATGGCCGATGGCGACGGCACCTATGCGCCTGAAGACGGCGAAGAGCTGATCCGCACGTTGCTGACTGAGGGATCCGACATGGTGGTCGGCACCCGACGCAACGTTCGCAACGACGCTGGCCGGCAGGGCCACGCCTTCGGCAACCGTGTTTTCAACTGGCTCTATCGCAGCATCTTCGGCGCCGATTTCACCGATATATTTTCCGGCTACCGCGCCTTTTCGCGCCGCTTCGTCAAGAGCTTTCCTGCCGTGTCGGGCGGTTTCGAGATCGAGACGGAAATGTCGGTTCATGCCTCCAGGCTGAAGCTGCCCGTCAGCGAGCTGGAACTCGATTACGGTCGGCGGCCGGAAGGCTCGCATTCGAAACTTTCCACCTTCCGCGACGGCGGCAAGATCCTCTGGATGTTCGCCATGCTAATGAAGGAAACGCGGCCTTTCGCCTTCTTCGGAATCCTGAGCGCCGTTGCCATGGAGCTCAGCATCGGTTTCTCCATCCCGGTCTTCATCGAGTATTTCGAAACCGGACAGGTCTTGCGCATGCCGAGTTGGATGCTTTCCCTGGCGCTGACAATGATCGCCTTCATGCTGTTCACAGCCGGTATCATCCTCGATTCCGTGGCGCGCGCCCGCGCCGAACAGTTGCGCATCCACTACATGAACCTGCCCAAGCCCTCCTCGCGCGAAAGCGGCGATGACAGGACGGTTTACATGGCCGAGATCGACAAGCCGGCAAGCCGGAGGAAAAGGGCCAAGGCTGCATGA
- the xseA gene encoding exodeoxyribonuclease VII large subunit produces MSSFFENDSPSNLTEYSVSELSGSIKRTVENAFDQVRVRGEISGYRGPHSSGHAYFSLKDDRARIDAVIWKGTFSKLKFRPEEGMEVIATGKVTTFPGSSKYQIVIETLEPAGAGALMALLEERKRKLGAEGLFDPERKRRLPFLPAVIGVVTSPTGAVIRDILHRISDRFPVHVLVWPVKVQGDGSGDEVANAIRGFNEFAPGGPIPRPDVLIVARGGGSLEDLWSFNDEGVVRAAAGSDIPLISAVGHETDWTLIDYAADVRAPTPTGAAEMAVPVRAELEAQLASLAARLQGGMTRQMDQRRQAVRALLRALPSLDQILALPRRRFDEAAAGLGRGLELNTLNKRRSFERTASQLRPDILSNRITERRQQLSERMTRAERTIERMLDRSRARIERADAVFATLPSRLEAQTGRARDRLGNLVRHADTAIRHQLTRARSELSAQERILQSLSYKNVLKRGYAVVRDEDDRPVSLAAALSTGAVISIEFADGRIGAVTGEGEASPTPPPAGAPPAKKRSAKPADPAAPPKQGSLF; encoded by the coding sequence ATGAGCAGCTTTTTTGAGAATGATTCGCCTTCGAACCTGACGGAGTATTCCGTCTCGGAACTATCGGGATCGATCAAGCGCACGGTCGAAAATGCGTTCGACCAGGTGCGCGTGCGCGGGGAAATCTCCGGCTATCGCGGGCCGCATTCCTCGGGCCATGCCTATTTCTCGCTGAAGGATGATCGCGCGCGTATCGACGCGGTGATCTGGAAAGGCACATTTTCCAAGCTGAAATTCCGCCCTGAAGAGGGAATGGAAGTCATTGCAACAGGCAAGGTGACGACTTTCCCGGGCTCATCGAAATACCAGATCGTCATCGAGACACTGGAGCCTGCCGGAGCAGGCGCCTTGATGGCATTGCTGGAGGAGCGCAAGCGCAAGCTCGGTGCCGAAGGTCTTTTTGATCCCGAGCGCAAGCGCCGGCTCCCCTTCTTGCCTGCCGTGATCGGCGTCGTGACGTCGCCGACCGGCGCCGTCATTCGAGATATCCTGCATCGCATCTCCGATCGTTTCCCCGTGCACGTCCTCGTCTGGCCGGTGAAGGTGCAGGGGGATGGCTCGGGCGACGAGGTGGCGAACGCCATTCGCGGTTTCAACGAGTTTGCGCCCGGCGGCCCGATCCCGCGCCCCGACGTGCTGATCGTCGCGCGCGGCGGGGGCAGTCTGGAGGATCTCTGGAGTTTTAACGACGAAGGCGTCGTCCGCGCTGCCGCTGGTAGTGATATCCCGTTGATCTCGGCCGTCGGCCATGAGACCGACTGGACCTTGATCGACTACGCAGCCGACGTGCGCGCTCCGACGCCGACGGGGGCTGCCGAAATGGCCGTGCCTGTTCGGGCCGAATTGGAGGCGCAACTCGCAAGCCTCGCAGCCCGGCTGCAGGGGGGGATGACGAGACAGATGGATCAACGGCGGCAGGCGGTTCGCGCGCTGCTGCGCGCCTTGCCTTCCCTCGACCAGATCCTGGCTCTGCCGCGCCGGCGCTTCGACGAGGCGGCCGCCGGCCTTGGCCGCGGGCTGGAGCTGAACACGCTCAACAAGCGCCGCTCCTTCGAGCGCACCGCTTCGCAGCTGCGGCCGGATATCCTGTCGAACCGGATCACCGAGCGCCGGCAGCAGTTGAGCGAGCGAATGACCCGCGCGGAGCGGACCATCGAGCGCATGCTCGACCGTTCTCGTGCCCGCATCGAACGGGCCGATGCCGTTTTTGCTACCTTGCCGTCACGCCTCGAAGCGCAGACGGGCAGGGCGCGTGATCGCCTCGGCAATCTCGTCCGTCACGCCGATACGGCCATCCGTCATCAGCTGACCCGCGCCCGCAGCGAGCTTTCGGCGCAGGAGCGCATTCTGCAGTCGCTCTCCTACAAGAATGTCTTGAAGCGCGGCTATGCCGTCGTGCGTGATGAGGATGATCGCCCGGTTTCGCTGGCGGCAGCACTTTCGACAGGTGCCGTGATCTCGATTGAGTTTGCGGATGGCCGTATCGGCGCGGTTACGGGTGAGGGCGAGGCATCGCCGACACCTCCTCCGGCCGGCGCTCCGCCTGCGAAGAAACGCAGCGCCAAGCCTGCCGATCCAGCTGCTCCGCCGAAGCAAGGAAGCCTCTTCTAA
- a CDS encoding NAD(P)H-dependent oxidoreductase — protein MRILLVLAHPLEDSFAAAVAKLAQETLVAGGHQVDLLDLYSEGFDPRLSETERRGYFDQPYDTSDVDSIVARLRAAEGLILVFPQWWFNFPAILKGFFDRAFAPGVAFTHDPAGGRIVPQLTNIRLFWALTTTGSPWWVVHLYMGNPVRRLLKRGIAAFCAKRLNFRMLALNDMDRVTDAGRKAHLARVRKALATI, from the coding sequence ATGCGCATCCTGCTGGTGCTGGCCCATCCTTTGGAAGACAGTTTTGCCGCGGCTGTGGCAAAGCTTGCACAGGAAACACTTGTCGCCGGCGGGCATCAAGTTGACCTCCTTGATCTCTATAGCGAGGGCTTCGATCCGCGTCTGTCCGAAACTGAGCGGCGCGGCTATTTCGATCAACCCTATGATACGTCCGATGTCGATAGCATCGTCGCGCGGCTGCGGGCGGCGGAAGGGCTGATCCTGGTCTTCCCGCAATGGTGGTTCAATTTCCCGGCCATTCTCAAGGGCTTCTTCGATCGCGCCTTCGCGCCCGGCGTTGCTTTCACGCATGATCCGGCCGGCGGGCGCATCGTGCCGCAGCTTACGAATATCCGCCTGTTCTGGGCGCTGACGACGACCGGCTCGCCCTGGTGGGTCGTGCATCTCTATATGGGCAATCCGGTGCGGCGGCTGTTGAAGCGCGGCATTGCCGCCTTCTGCGCCAAGCGACTGAATTTCCGCATGCTGGCGCTAAACGACATGGATCGCGTGACCGACGCCGGACGCAAGGCGCATCTCGCCCGCGTCAGGAAAGCGCTGGCGACGATCTGA
- a CDS encoding aminopeptidase, protein MTSATPNHHPVDHAKLEKLAEVAVRVGLQLQAGQDLLITAPVAAMPLVRLITREAYKAGAGLVSTFYSDEETTLARYEYGQEASFDRAATWLYEGMAKAFSNNTARLAISGDNPMLLSNQDPNKVARANRANSAAYKPALEKISNFDTNWNIVSYPNPSWAKLVFPNDPEAIAVAKLAKAIFSASRVDVEDPIAAWAEHNANLHKRSAWMNGQRFAALHFQGPGTDLTVGLADGHEWHGGASTAKNGITCNPNIPTEEVFTTPHALRVEGHVSSTKPLSHQGTLIDNIQVRFEGGRIIEAKATRGEEVLNKVLDTDEGARRLGEVALVPHSSPISASGILFYNTLFDENASCHIALGQCYSKCFIDGATLSQEQIKAQGGNSSLIHIDWMIGSDKVDIDGINADGSRVPVMRKGEWA, encoded by the coding sequence ATGACATCAGCTACCCCCAACCATCATCCCGTCGATCACGCCAAGCTGGAAAAGCTTGCGGAAGTAGCAGTAAGGGTCGGGTTGCAGCTGCAGGCAGGCCAGGATCTGCTGATAACAGCGCCGGTCGCTGCGATGCCGCTGGTACGGCTGATCACGCGCGAGGCCTACAAGGCCGGTGCCGGCCTCGTCTCGACCTTCTATTCCGACGAAGAGACCACGCTCGCCCGCTACGAATACGGTCAAGAGGCGAGCTTCGACCGCGCCGCGACATGGCTCTATGAAGGCATGGCCAAGGCCTTCTCCAACAACACGGCGCGCCTCGCCATTTCCGGCGACAATCCGATGCTGCTGTCCAATCAGGACCCCAACAAGGTCGCGCGCGCCAACCGCGCCAACTCGGCCGCCTACAAGCCGGCGCTCGAAAAGATCTCGAATTTCGACACCAACTGGAACATCGTCTCCTACCCGAACCCGTCTTGGGCAAAACTGGTTTTCCCGAACGATCCGGAGGCGATCGCGGTTGCCAAGCTCGCCAAGGCCATCTTCTCGGCTTCGCGCGTCGATGTCGAAGATCCGATCGCGGCCTGGGCGGAGCACAATGCCAATCTGCACAAGCGCTCGGCGTGGATGAACGGCCAGCGCTTCGCCGCCCTGCACTTCCAGGGACCGGGCACCGACCTGACGGTCGGCCTCGCCGATGGCCATGAATGGCACGGCGGCGCTTCCACCGCCAAGAACGGCATCACCTGCAACCCGAACATCCCGACGGAAGAGGTCTTCACCACGCCGCATGCGCTGCGCGTCGAAGGCCATGTCTCGTCGACGAAGCCGCTCTCGCATCAGGGCACGCTGATCGACAACATCCAGGTGCGCTTCGAAGGCGGCCGGATCATCGAGGCCAAGGCAACGCGCGGCGAGGAAGTGCTGAACAAGGTGCTCGACACCGACGAAGGCGCCCGCCGGCTCGGCGAAGTGGCGCTGGTGCCGCATTCCTCACCGATCTCGGCGAGCGGCATCCTGTTCTACAACACGCTGTTCGATGAAAACGCCTCCTGCCACATCGCGCTCGGCCAGTGCTATTCGAAGTGCTTCATCGACGGCGCCACACTCAGCCAGGAGCAGATCAAGGCGCAGGGCGGCAACTCCAGCCTGATCCACATCGACTGGATGATCGGCTCCGATAAGGTCGATATCGACGGCATCAATGCCGATGGCTCGCGCGTGCCTGTCATGCGCAAGGGCGAGTGGGCGTAA
- the ybaK gene encoding Cys-tRNA(Pro) deacylase, with the protein MSKTTRATQVLTQAKVVFTVHAYDYDPNAERVGLQAAEALGEEPHRVLKTLMAEVDGKPVCAVVPSDHEVSMKKLAAAFGGKSASMMKPADAERLTGYHVGGISPFGQKKMVPTAIEAQAMTEAYVYINGGQRGLQVRLSPQDALAALKAKTAPLIA; encoded by the coding sequence ATGTCAAAAACGACCCGCGCTACGCAAGTCCTGACCCAGGCGAAAGTCGTCTTCACGGTCCATGCCTATGACTACGATCCGAATGCGGAGCGTGTCGGGTTGCAGGCGGCAGAGGCGCTTGGCGAAGAGCCGCATCGCGTACTGAAGACGCTGATGGCCGAGGTGGACGGCAAGCCGGTCTGCGCCGTCGTGCCCTCCGACCACGAAGTCAGCATGAAGAAGCTCGCCGCAGCCTTCGGTGGCAAGTCGGCCAGCATGATGAAGCCTGCCGATGCCGAGCGCCTGACGGGCTATCATGTCGGCGGCATCAGCCCCTTCGGCCAGAAGAAGATGGTTCCCACAGCGATCGAGGCGCAGGCGATGACCGAGGCCTATGTCTATATCAACGGCGGCCAGCGTGGGCTGCAGGTGCGCCTCAGCCCTCAGGATGCGTTGGCTGCTCTCAAAGCCAAGACTGCGCCCCTGATTGCCTGA
- a CDS encoding toxin-antitoxin system HicB family antitoxin has translation MSTLTIRLPNDQHERLKALAASRGTSLNKLFEELTTKALTEFDAETRFRLRAAKGDKARGLDILKKLDRVHSERE, from the coding sequence ATGAGCACACTGACAATTCGCCTTCCAAACGATCAGCACGAACGGCTGAAGGCTCTCGCCGCCTCCCGCGGGACAAGTCTCAATAAGCTTTTCGAAGAACTGACCACAAAAGCACTTACGGAGTTCGATGCCGAAACACGGTTTCGGCTCAGGGCAGCCAAAGGTGACAAAGCTCGCGGTCTGGACATTCTCAAAAAGCTCGATCGCGTTCACTCGGAACGCGAATGA
- a CDS encoding putative toxin-antitoxin system toxin component, PIN family encodes MKVVIDTNIFVSAIMNADGAPRQVIRLCLEERLVPLISNALFAEYEDVCGRDTLFDDRFISKEERTALLDAFLSSCLWIPIYYLWRPNLRDEGDNHLVELAVGGGASALITANKRDFAQAELLFPQLEIHTAGEFLIRRKL; translated from the coding sequence ATGAAGGTTGTCATTGACACGAACATTTTCGTTTCTGCGATCATGAACGCTGACGGAGCGCCGCGACAGGTGATCCGCCTCTGTCTTGAAGAGCGCCTGGTTCCGCTGATCAGCAACGCTTTGTTTGCCGAATACGAAGATGTTTGCGGAAGAGATACCCTTTTCGATGATCGATTCATCTCAAAAGAAGAGCGCACCGCTCTCCTCGATGCGTTCCTTTCAAGCTGCTTGTGGATTCCCATATATTACTTATGGCGTCCAAACTTGCGCGACGAAGGAGACAATCATTTGGTCGAACTCGCGGTTGGTGGCGGCGCTTCGGCGCTGATAACGGCAAACAAGAGAGATTTCGCCCAAGCGGAATTGCTTTTTCCGCAGTTGGAAATTCATACAGCAGGTGAGTTCCTTATTCGGAGGAAGCTTTGA
- a CDS encoding ArsC family reductase → MTITIYGIKNCDTMKKARTWLESHGIAYDFHDYKAVGIDQDHLERWTKDAGWEVVLNRAGTTFKALPETDRTDLTKDKAIQLMLAQPSMIKRPVLEADGELLIGFKPDIYAAAFGKV, encoded by the coding sequence ATGACGATCACCATTTACGGCATCAAGAACTGCGACACGATGAAGAAGGCCCGCACCTGGCTCGAAAGCCATGGCATTGCCTATGATTTCCACGACTACAAGGCCGTTGGCATCGATCAGGATCACCTGGAGCGCTGGACGAAGGACGCCGGTTGGGAAGTGGTCCTCAACCGCGCCGGCACCACCTTCAAGGCCCTGCCGGAAACGGACCGCACGGACCTGACAAAAGACAAAGCCATCCAGCTGATGCTGGCGCAGCCCTCGATGATCAAGCGCCCGGTGCTGGAAGCGGACGGCGAACTGCTCATCGGCTTCAAGCCGGATATTTATGCGGCCGCATTCGGTAAGGTTTAA
- a CDS encoding MarR family winged helix-turn-helix transcriptional regulator, producing the protein MATDKEILRLENLFGAMGLALVDKMEKAFVDETGLGASATAAIVQIGTEPGLTIETLRRMIALSHSATVRLVDQLVASGLVLRAGGVEGDKRARALQLTESGRLLFDRSLSARRAVIHRAFDVLGPEERGQFGHLVEKLLPALVDLGDDQDVVCRVCDQGACDQDRCPIAFMT; encoded by the coding sequence ATGGCGACGGACAAGGAAATATTGCGGCTGGAAAACCTCTTTGGCGCCATGGGTCTTGCTCTGGTGGACAAGATGGAAAAGGCCTTTGTCGATGAAACCGGCCTTGGCGCGAGCGCGACCGCCGCAATCGTGCAAATAGGGACCGAGCCGGGGCTGACGATCGAGACCCTACGCCGAATGATCGCGCTTTCCCATTCCGCCACGGTGCGCCTGGTCGATCAGCTGGTGGCGTCCGGTCTCGTGCTGCGTGCGGGCGGCGTTGAGGGTGACAAGCGTGCCCGCGCACTGCAATTGACGGAGAGCGGCCGCCTGCTCTTTGACAGAAGCCTCTCCGCCCGCCGGGCAGTCATCCATCGGGCTTTTGACGTGTTAGGCCCAGAGGAGAGGGGGCAGTTTGGCCACTTGGTCGAAAAGCTGCTGCCGGCCTTGGTCGATCTCGGCGATGACCAGGATGTGGTCTGCCGCGTTTGCGATCAGGGCGCCTGCGACCAGGATCGCTGCCCGATTGCCTTCATGACATAG
- a CDS encoding succinylglutamate desuccinylase/aspartoacylase domain-containing protein, whose protein sequence is MNVTEIVIEGDTPGIAWRLPVLHFAGSKADAPKIYIQAALHAGELPGTALVHFLCERLRKAEAEGAILSDIVVVPHANPIGAAQSHFGEIQGRFDLGSRTNFNREFPLISLRDRDLLIENLERYPAVDRLKRQLIHMALGADLVIDLHCDDESLQYAYIDEAFWPEAADLAAALKMDAVLLSDGESSAFEEAVSFAWKYEVPGEKKARLPGKLSVTVELRGTRDVYPEMAKEDAAGLWRFLAARGAVRDDSVALGAFDGPAVPLDNVEMIRAPQAGTVLFHRNIGERVEEGDLLATIITAPGMPDGTIDVRAPQAGLIVTRVSDRLVRRRGDLMKIGSDRASSVARKPGTLED, encoded by the coding sequence ATGAACGTCACCGAAATCGTCATCGAAGGTGACACTCCGGGGATCGCCTGGCGGCTGCCCGTCCTGCATTTTGCCGGCAGCAAGGCAGACGCGCCGAAGATCTACATTCAGGCTGCATTGCACGCCGGTGAACTGCCGGGAACTGCATTGGTGCATTTCCTCTGCGAGCGGCTTCGGAAAGCGGAAGCCGAAGGCGCGATCCTCAGCGATATCGTCGTGGTGCCGCATGCCAATCCGATCGGCGCGGCGCAATCGCATTTCGGCGAGATACAAGGGCGCTTCGACCTGGGCTCGCGCACCAACTTCAACCGCGAATTTCCGCTGATCTCGTTGCGCGACCGCGATCTCCTCATCGAAAATCTGGAACGCTACCCCGCCGTCGACCGGCTGAAGCGCCAGCTGATCCATATGGCGCTCGGTGCCGATCTGGTGATCGATCTGCATTGCGATGACGAATCCCTGCAATATGCCTATATCGACGAGGCATTCTGGCCCGAAGCCGCCGATCTTGCTGCGGCGCTGAAGATGGATGCCGTGCTGCTGTCGGACGGCGAAAGCTCGGCATTCGAGGAGGCCGTCAGCTTCGCCTGGAAATACGAAGTGCCGGGGGAAAAGAAGGCAAGGCTGCCGGGCAAGCTCTCTGTGACGGTCGAGTTGCGCGGCACGCGCGATGTCTATCCCGAGATGGCAAAGGAAGATGCCGCAGGGCTCTGGCGCTTTCTGGCTGCGCGCGGCGCAGTCCGTGATGACAGCGTTGCGCTCGGTGCATTCGACGGCCCCGCCGTGCCGCTCGACAATGTCGAGATGATCCGTGCCCCGCAGGCGGGCACAGTGCTCTTCCATCGCAATATCGGCGAGCGCGTTGAAGAAGGTGATCTGCTGGCAACGATCATCACCGCCCCGGGTATGCCGGACGGGACCATCGACGTCCGCGCGCCACAGGCAGGTTTGATCGTCACCCGCGTATCGGACCGGCTGGTGCGCCGGCGCGGCGATCTTATGAAGATCGGTTCGGACAGAGCAAGCTCCGTCGCCCGCAAACCAGGAACACTTGAGGATTGA
- a CDS encoding MFS transporter, which translates to MNTASQTIRSASTLSLISIVALTFFGYLAIGLPLAVLPTYVDSGLGFGVIWAGIAVSTQYVATIVSRAHVGRLCDQYGPRRSVFLGFLAYGLSGALIIASTFTIQVPAASLALLLAGRLALGIGESWVSTAAITWAIGLMGSRETVRIISWNGIATYGGIALAAPFGAWLQGQYGFFAIGVVTIILAVAGFMLAQTRPPVPGVKEKGIGTGQVLSRVAPYGVALALASSGFGVVMAFVALFFHSRGWEGASFALSAFGLAFMGVRLGLAQAVARFGGLPLVRISLVIEIVGLAALAFAPSPTVAIIGAALAGAGFAPVFPALGNEAMERIPPQNRGVALGLYSIFLDVSLGSTGPIAGLFADHLGYAAPFSFGVGAVLLSLIISFCLRRNGSR; encoded by the coding sequence GTGAATACTGCTTCCCAGACCATCCGGTCCGCTTCGACCCTGTCTCTCATCTCGATCGTCGCGCTGACATTCTTCGGCTACCTTGCCATCGGATTGCCGCTTGCGGTTTTGCCGACCTATGTCGACAGCGGCCTCGGCTTCGGCGTCATATGGGCCGGCATCGCCGTCAGCACGCAATATGTGGCGACCATCGTCAGCCGCGCCCATGTCGGCCGGCTCTGCGATCAATACGGGCCGCGCCGTTCGGTCTTCCTGGGTTTCCTCGCCTACGGTCTGTCGGGCGCACTCATCATCGCTTCCACTTTTACGATCCAAGTGCCGGCAGCAAGCCTTGCTCTTCTGCTGGCCGGCCGGCTAGCGCTCGGCATCGGCGAGAGCTGGGTGAGCACGGCGGCAATCACCTGGGCAATCGGTCTGATGGGATCGCGCGAAACAGTCCGCATCATCTCCTGGAACGGCATTGCCACCTACGGCGGCATTGCACTCGCCGCCCCGTTCGGCGCCTGGCTGCAGGGGCAATACGGCTTCTTCGCCATCGGCGTCGTCACCATCATCCTTGCGGTTGCCGGCTTCATGCTGGCGCAAACGCGGCCGCCGGTTCCGGGCGTAAAGGAAAAGGGTATCGGCACGGGCCAGGTGCTGAGCCGCGTTGCACCATACGGCGTCGCGCTTGCGCTTGCCTCCAGCGGCTTCGGCGTCGTCATGGCCTTCGTCGCGCTGTTCTTCCATAGCCGCGGCTGGGAAGGCGCCTCCTTTGCGCTCAGCGCTTTCGGCCTCGCTTTCATGGGCGTGCGCCTGGGTCTTGCGCAAGCTGTCGCCCGCTTCGGCGGCCTGCCGCTGGTGCGCATTTCCCTTGTCATCGAGATCGTCGGCCTGGCTGCGCTTGCCTTTGCGCCATCTCCGACCGTTGCCATCATCGGCGCGGCTCTCGCCGGCGCCGGCTTCGCGCCCGTCTTCCCCGCGCTTGGCAACGAAGCCATGGAGCGCATCCCGCCGCAGAACCGCGGCGTGGCGCTCGGGCTTTATTCGATCTTTCTCGACGTGTCGCTCGGTTCGACTGGCCCGATCGCCGGCCTGTTCGCCGATCATCTCGGCTATGCCGCACCCTTCTCCTTCGGCGTCGGCGCGGTCCTGCTCAGCCTGATCATAAGCTTCTGCCTGCGCAGGAATGGCAGCCGCTGA
- a CDS encoding quinone oxidoreductase family protein produces MPLAIAIAGPGGPEVLKAVDLPATEPGPGQARIRQSISGVNFVDIYVRSGLYPLQPGHNVLGFEGAGIIEALGADVGDLKVGDRVAYIGHPIGSYAEVRTLPVSRLVKLPDGVSERVAGSTMLRGLTAQMVLQKTYPVKADEWVLVHAGAGGLGQLVTRLAKGIGAKVIATVGSEAKAGIAYEAGADAVLLHTSGDWVEETRRIADGRGAHLAVDGIGGTMLSQTLAAVRPFGMVASLGQVAGPIPPIKIEELTAPRVIGLSRPSVLAYANDPELYRQGAMALMAALQAGLVNPIGAEYELKDAARAHADLEAGRTTASVILTM; encoded by the coding sequence ATGCCCCTAGCGATTGCCATTGCCGGCCCCGGCGGCCCCGAAGTCCTGAAAGCCGTCGATCTTCCCGCTACCGAACCCGGTCCAGGCCAGGCACGAATCCGCCAAAGCATCTCCGGCGTCAATTTCGTCGACATTTATGTCCGTTCCGGGCTTTACCCGCTGCAACCTGGCCACAATGTGCTCGGTTTCGAGGGTGCCGGCATTATCGAAGCGCTTGGCGCCGATGTCGGCGATCTGAAGGTCGGCGACCGTGTCGCCTATATCGGCCATCCGATCGGCAGCTATGCCGAGGTGCGCACGCTGCCTGTCAGTCGCCTTGTAAAATTACCCGATGGTGTCAGTGAGCGCGTTGCCGGAAGCACGATGCTGCGCGGGTTAACGGCGCAAATGGTGCTGCAAAAGACCTACCCCGTGAAGGCGGACGAGTGGGTGCTGGTGCATGCGGGAGCCGGCGGCCTCGGGCAACTCGTCACGCGTCTTGCCAAGGGGATCGGCGCGAAGGTCATCGCTACGGTGGGCTCCGAAGCCAAGGCCGGTATTGCTTATGAGGCAGGCGCGGACGCGGTTCTCCTGCATACATCCGGGGATTGGGTCGAGGAAACGCGCCGCATTGCCGATGGCCGTGGCGCACATCTTGCCGTCGACGGGATCGGCGGGACCATGTTGTCACAGACGCTTGCTGCGGTGCGCCCCTTCGGCATGGTCGCCAGCCTCGGACAGGTCGCCGGCCCCATTCCGCCGATCAAGATAGAGGAGCTGACCGCGCCCCGTGTGATCGGCTTGTCGCGCCCGAGCGTATTGGCTTACGCCAACGATCCTGAACTCTACCGCCAAGGCGCCATGGCGCTGATGGCGGCGCTCCAGGCCGGGCTCGTCAACCCGATCGGTGCGGAATACGAGCTGAAGGATGCCGCCCGAGCCCATGCCGATCTTGAAGCAGGACGAACGACGGCCAGCGTCATACTGACGATGTGA